One window of the Cryptomeria japonica chromosome 7, Sugi_1.0, whole genome shotgun sequence genome contains the following:
- the LOC131028310 gene encoding probable 1-acyl-sn-glycerol-3-phosphate acyltransferase 4 → MESFQHGSKNNNAQGENSDIVSNSHFMSETSTKNAQESRTGTELNGINESESCIEKRGFLENREVEGHRPLTFFRVIRGISCLLILVSTAFMTLIFLAPVSSLILRLFSIHYSREATSFLFGHWLEMWPFLFEKINKTKVIFSGHCVAPRERILLISNHRTEVDWMYLWNFALRKNSLGYIKYILKSSVRNAPIFGWGFHILEFILVERKWEQDKPVIESMLSTFKDPQDPLWLVLFPEGTDFTEEKCRRSRKFAEEHGLPVLNNVLLPRTKGFASSLALLRGSLDAVYDVTIGYNYRCPTFMDNVFGMDPAEVHIHVRRVPINEMPTSEDAVACWLNDAFHYKDELLSTFSVKGCFPDSDVEGELPTFKCLLNFAVMVIATALIFTFTIVFSTWLKIYVALSCVYFAGATYFNFWPTPVFGCLAGRMSHGKTYK, encoded by the exons ATGGAGTCATTTCAACATGGAAGTAAGAATAATAACGCTCAGGGAGAAAACTCTGATATTGTGAGTAATAGCCACTTTATGTCAGAAACTTCAACCAAAAATGCTCAGGAGTCCAGGACTGGTACTGAACTAAACGGCATCAACGAAAGCGAAAGTTGCATAGAGAAAAGGGGATTCCTAGAGAATCGAGAAGTTGAAGGCCACAGGCCTTTGACATTTTTCAGGGTAATAAGAGGCATATCATGTTTACTGATTCTCGTTTCAACGGCTTTTATGACCTTGATTTTCTTGGCACCTGTTTCATCCCTTATACTGCGGTTGTTTAGCATACATTATAGTAGGGAGGCAACATCTTTCTTGTTTGGCCACTGGTTGGAAATGTGGCCTTTCTTATTTGAAAAGATAAATAAGACAAAAGTTATATTTTCTGGACATTGTGTTGCTCCAAGAGAACGCATTCTATTAATTTCCAACCACAGGACAGAGGTAGATTGGATGTACTTGTGGAACTTTGCATTACGCAAGAATTCCCTGGGTTATATCAAGTACATTCTGAAAAGCAGCGTGCGTAATGCACCCATTTTTGGTTGGGGTTTCCACATTCTTGAGTTTATTCTGGTTGAGAGGAAATGGGAGCAGGACAAGCCAGTGATAGAATCAATGCTTTCAACATTCAAGGACCCACAAGATCCACTGTGGCTTGTTCTCTTCCCAGAGGGCACTGACTTCAC AGAGGAGAAGTGCAGACGAAGTCGAAAGTTTGCTGAAGAACATGGCTTACCTGTTCTAAACAATGTGCTTTTGCCTAGAACAAAAGGTTTTGCTTCTTCCTTGGCTTTACTTAGAGGTTCGCTGGATGCAG TTTATGATGTTACAATAGGCTACAATTATCGATGCCCTACTTTCATGGATAATGTGTTTGGCATGGATCCAGCTGAAGTTCATATTCATGTTCGCCGTGTGCCAATAAATGAAATGCCAACATCTGAGGATGCAGTTGCATGTTGGCTGAATGATGCTTTTCACTATAAGGATGAATTGCTTTCCACTTTCTCTGTGAAAGGTTGCTTTCCAGATTCTGATGTTGAAGGGGAGCTTCCGACCTTTAAATGCCTGTTGAACTTTGCAGTGATGGTTATTGCAACAGCTCTCATTTTCACTTTCACCATTGTTTTTTCTACATGGTTGAAAATATACGTTGCATTAAGCTGTGTGTATTTTGCGGGAGCCACCTACTTCAACTTTTGGCCAACACCTGTGTTTGGGTGTTTAGCAGGAAGAATGTCACATGGAAAGACATATAAGTAG